DNA from Chrysemys picta bellii isolate R12L10 chromosome 13, ASM1138683v2, whole genome shotgun sequence:
CGCTACACTGCCATCTGTGACCcattgcattatgtgaagaaaatGAACAAAGGGATTTGTTTTCAGCTGGTGAGTGGTGCATGGGCAATAGGCTTCTTTCATGCCCTTCTTAACACAGTCTTCTCATTCAATTTATATTTTTGTGGACCCAATCAAATCAGCCAtttcagctgtgagctccctCATTTATTAAAATTGTCCTGCAGTGACACCCTCACCAATCAAGTGGTGCTTCTCACTTCTATTGTGATATTTGGATCAAGCTCCTTCCTCCTCACCCTGATCtcctacattcacatcatctccaccatcATGAGGATACGCTCTGCGGAGGGTAGGCATAAAGTCTTCTCCACCTGCAGCTCTCACCTTATTGTGGTTGGTTTATGGTATCTGACAGGTTTTTTCCAGTACACAAAACCCAGCTCAATTTCTTCTGGGGCtctggatgaaatgttctctgtcCAGTACACCATCTTGACCCCCAtgttaaaccccatcatctacagcctgaaAAACAAGGATGTGAAAAGGGCACTGGCGAAAATGTTGGGGAAATTGAACTTTCTCAAGTAGTgttgatgattttatttttatttatttttaagtcagAGAGCACAGAATTAAGGATAACTTGTCTTTGAGACATTCTCAGCTCAGGTAACTGAGCAACATGATGGGACAAAAACCTCAGCTGGGCTAAAATGGTGTGGCTCCTTGGAAGCCAGCAGGCCAGGCCCTTAATTGTACAAGAGTCAGAGAGCCTGGGGGACTGGAGCCTGGGTCATCTGCACTCGGGTTGAGTGCTCAGACCACCAAGATGTGGAGTCATTCACACATATTGCTCTTTCATCTCTCTGCATCTTTCTTTAATGTGGctcactgacttcaggggagctATGGCCAATTTACACCTGCCAGGCATCTGGTCAATTCTATAAAAAGAATCTCTTCCTCTATTAATTTCTGTTCTCTTTGTTTTTGGCCTAATTTGTAGAAAACCTTATTTAATATCTGTAGTATCTTATTGGATTCTACCCTATTAAAATCTCAGGGGTTTTTTTTCAATAATAatccatgaagtcaatgggtttaCTCCCCAGGTAGTGATATATACTCAAAGGGACTGAGTCTTGCACAAGAGAATATGAGAGAGACCCAGATTAGGATATCCCATATGCCAGTGGGTTAGGGCACCCAACTGGGTGGAGAAAGATCCCTGTTTAAATCCTTTCTCCTTGTCAGGCACTTGAAGTGGggccctcccacatcccaggtgactaCCCTAATCACTGGGATAAAAGTTATTTGCTGTCTCCTCCTTTAAATTTGTTGTtcttcctcttcccaccctgcaccccatctTCTTGTAACAAAAAAAgtaggtggggttagtgggttcccagctgagaatcccaagcagaaggAGGTGTGTCACTCCTGGGAATATGGGGAGTGAATTCTTTGACACCTGCGGGGTTAAGAACACACCCCACTCCTCTGTAtatagaaaggtttcagagtagcagccgtgttagtctgtatccgcaaaaagaagaacaggaggacttgtggcaccttagagactaacaaatttaaattagtctctatccatcatgctgtcatcctgaacTTATCTTTAGggtgggtcagtgtgttcctgttatctttggggaatgtgttagTACtgaggtgttctggtaccacccttctggagtGTGTTTGCATGTGTTTTGTGCCTATCACTTCTTAGAGacttcttagtctctaaggtgccacaagtcctcctgttcttcctctgTATATAGTTTCCTAGCCAATGGATATATCATcatgttagaacataagaaccaATGAAAGACTATCCCAGGTGTAGTAGGAAGAAGGCCTGAAACATGTGCCCTTGTCTGAGAGACCTGGTATGAGACCTGAGGCCTAggctaaagtagtggtcaaaactttgctgatataaagcaaagttaagttgtgagcaagaggcaggccctgctcacataATCTGGCAAGagcagggctgatattgcagaaacatacATCCCTAAGAAGTGATAGGCACAAAACACATGCAAACACactccagaagggtggtaccagaacacctcaGTActaacacattccccaaagataacaggaacacactgacccaccCTAAAGATAAgttcaggatgacagcatgatggatagagatgatttgattgaaccaacaggtacaaggtaatGTGGGGTGGTTAGCTATGTTAGAGGATGGCATCTAACTAGGTCAGAGGGCAGTAACTAATCACTTCAGAGAGGTAATACgaaacttgtttgtatctgtgtataaagtTGCATCTCAGAGGCAGTGTTTTTGTCTGGCCAAGGGGAAAATGGAAAGTTCCGCCATTCACTGAGCCAGTCCATTGTCACGGACATACATGTGTTAGTATACTTGTAACCATTGAGCCCAGGCATTAACACCGTGCCTCATTGGCAATTAACCCGACCAAGTTCCTTCGCTACGAACCGAATCTGGATTTATTGTGCAGCTTGATCAGAGCCTGCTGTATGGGCTATTTAGCCAGAGTCAGTGCAGCacgcagagagaacacacacgcagccaaacatctgatGACACTGGTGACCCATGACTGCTGATCTGTAAGTAAGCGAGCTGCCCTCTGTGGGAATTGAGATCTAACATGGCAGAAAACTATGTGTTAGGGAATCCCCTTAACCCCTTCCTGAAAATCCCACAGAGTTTAATAAGGTACGGGCATGCTGGGTTGCTAGCAAAAGAGGTccatatgaattttaaaaatgtagtggGGAAGAAACATGGAATGGAATCTGTAAGGCTAGGGCAGAGACTATGGACTTAAAAAATAAGAGAAACAAATGTAAAACATTGCAAATGGTTAAAACAACACACCACACAATTAGTGGGGCAAGTAACGGAAACAAAGTAAGAGTTACAAGAAGCAGGAAAATCCACACAGCCCTGGAATGCTCCTGCTCCCCTTGCAGGCCAGCAAGCAGGCCAGAGACAGCAAGCACAGGAACAGAATACAACATTGGAAACAGCTGTAAGGAACCTACAAAAAATACCTTCCCCTGTTATAAATATTTGTGGTCAACAGCAGGCTTCAGGTAGCTaccctgtgcctgaagaatggggacagaaatGGAAAACGGTGGCTCTAgaaaaattaaaagatgaaacaGGGTCTACTGCATTGCAACCACCACCATATGATAAAAGCCAGGTTCTGGTTAAACTTAAACTGAGGcctagactggtgcctgtcagaacGGGAGAAGTAAGTGCACAGGAGGGAGAAGTAGCAAACAATACTTTTCCTGGATTGGTAAATCAAGTGAAGGAAAAAATGAAACAGTTCATAGAGCACATTAGTACACAGGAGCTGTGACTCAATCGCAGGGGAGTAGTGAATAAAAATGAATTTCAGAGTGAAAAAACAAACGTAAGCGGGTTAACACCTAGACTGGATGCATTAACACATGGAGTTGCCCAAACATAGGAGGCTAAATCGCGTTGCCTTTAAATGAGATTTAGGTTGCTAAGCCTCAGTAAGTgagaaacttttgaaaatgggacttaggcttctaaatcatttagactcttttaaaaatgttacctgAACTAATTGAGTGAGCTCATTGGATGGTGACTGGGTACATATGCACTTGCtacaaagggcaacagagggGTTGATTGGAGAAAATGAAAGATCAGCTGCTGATCTAACTGCTGACTTTTTCAAATCTTTCTAAGGGAATTGGATGGGAACTCAGTGTCTAAATCACCGAGGCAGTGGTAAAATCTAGAATTAGTGCATTATTTCTTGACAGTCAACAGAGCGTTCACTCAATAAAAAGACAGATTTGCTTAGGATTAGAAATTTCTTCCATCTCCAGGACTCTCCCTTTGAGATTAGAATTTTGACACTGGTTTAGTTTTAGAGAATGTCAGTAAATACCAACTTCCCCTTGCCTgttgccttccccacagcagaCGGGCCTCTGGAGACCGCCTCTCCTTGCAGAAGGATATATAATGAATCAGAAAAGACgttccccatttcacagagggtATGAGGCATAGGGTCACGTTACCAGACATGGAAAGGAGCCTCGTTAGCTTTTCTAGGCTGTCGTTCTAGTTACTGGGCACGTGGAAGTAGGTGAATGCAGTGAGGAGAGAAAATGGATTGAATAACCTAGATCCTGGTCCCTGAAATGCTGCATGAGGAGGTGACAACAGAGACTCCAGCTGCTCACAGACCCGTTTTAGAGGTAAATCACCCttttcctccctgctccttgAATCTTGAGGCGTTTGAAGCAATGTAGGTTTCCTAGGTTACTAACCCCACAGGAATCTATGGGGAACTGGGCACTGATCACTCTTAAACTCCCAACCCAAAGCAAAATGGCTGAATTTGTAAAAAGGAAAGAACTGTCAGGTCACGTCTATTCTAGGTCCTTACCTGGCCtccatcaccctggtatctgggcacctcactGTCTTGAATGCGTCTATCCTCCCAGCGCCCCTATATTGTGCTATtacccctgttttacagatgggatgtGGCACACAGAGGGGCAGATTTATGGAGGTTCATGGGCACCTCAAGACCCAGACCCCCACAGTGGGATTGGAAATCGATGGGTGTTAGGTACGGTCCCTACTCAGGCACCAGTGTGCGTTCTTTGATACCTAGCGGCCTTTGGAAATCTGCCCTGAAAGTCACACAAAGAGCTGGTGAAGAAGCAGGGAAACAAACCAACATCTGCCGAGACCAAGACCAGCGCTTCAAACACTAGAGCAGCCTTCATTCCTCTCTAACCTCCCGTCCTGACCCCttccgtggcagctcccccctcatGGGGCACTGAGTGAACTGCCGGGGGGAAAGCAGAGTTGCTGCTGGCTATTGTGCTCAGTGCTCGGGGGACAGACACTGGCTATAAGTGGACTTGGCACAAATCGGTTTTGTTTCTCCCCTAAGACAGTTAATCTTGAGATTATTTTATCTTTATGGTTTCCCCCCCAATTTTTAACTATTAATTTTTACAGTCGCAGGAAGCTCAGTGGTGGTTAAGGTTCAGGCCAGGGCGAGGGTAGTACTGCCAGCGAGGTGTGGGGGGCTCCCAACCTGCTGAGGGATCCAAGACATCAGGGCGCAAGAAGCAGGGAAAGCGGCTGCTCTGGCCCAGTGGAGCAGAGATCcatggccagggctgggagcaggaggaggatggCGGGGAGCCCCCAGCCCACTGGAGTGGCCACCTCATTGTTGAACTGCTCTGTCAATAGGCAAAACCATTCGGCCGCGGAGCGGCCTCCCCCATAGCCAGGGACTCACCCTCCTCCTCACAGCACAGGCCTGCCATGGCTGCAGCATTCCCCACACCTTGCACCTGCAGAGATGGGTGTCACCAGCCATGTGAccgtgcagggagccctctgcagctctgctgtcCCAGCCCCGCTCATTCACTCCTGTGACAGCTgggtgcagagggctccctgcacagccgCAGGACCGGTCACACCATCCCTGCAGGTGCAGGCGCAATGTGAGGCCGCACTAACGCCCACTTTTCCTGATAGTTTCTGTTATTGGTTTGGATCTATCAGCTGATATCCACCTTTACCAACATCTGTCGATGGAAATCTAATCCAGCCAAGCTGTACATTTAAACAAAGCTCAAGGCATTTGctgtccaaatcccattgaaatcaaaggagtcCATCCTTGAATTCAGTAGAACTTTTATATTAGCTGTCAGCGGAGAAGTCTTGGAAGGAACAGAATTATTCCCGAGGTGTAAAATTAACCTTGTGCATCActctgtgcaggatcagggccttactgaGCAGTTAATAAATATTAGTAAATCAGTCTGggaaaagatatgacctcacccaccctcTCTCTTTAAGGATCAGTAATGGGGAAAGAGACAGTAgcagacgagagagagagagagagagagagagagagagagagagaggattactatgggtatgtctacactacgagagtagttcgattttacttaaatcgaatttgtggaaccgatattacaaagtcgaacgtgtgtatccaattgaaaatagaacaaaacaacaatcaaacaaagaaaaaacaaggtAAAAATTTACTTTAAGTAAATCCAGTAAATTAAtcattttaacccttcaggaatgcAGCAGCTGAAATTACTCCTAACTTTCTTAAAGCTATGGTTGCCAAACAGCAGAAATGCAGactctgcttctaatcctaaccactgactaatatttgaaacatggCCTTCCTTATTACCACATAGCAGAGATTTAAAATATAGTTAATTAAAGTAATGGAAAATGCCTTAAGTTACTGAATTAATATAACAAATCtgagaaataataatataaattgtatcaatttttattaaaagttttaaataacaAGGTAATAACTTGCTTATTTAAATGTttagcctttttattttttaatttttgtttgccTTATTTTGTATAGTTATAAATTGAATTCTGGcaccatttgtttttatttataagtTTGTACTGTATGTCATGTGTGACACtatactccatattctttatgaaaatatgcttgtggtaggaatatgacataactaaaatatgctttatgcaataTAACCCTTGTgtggtatcattggaaaggttatgatttactgaatatgattatcctgtttgtatgcatgaatcatttctgtatctgaaattaggaatattgactatataccTATATTTCAACTATGTTACTTTGGGTGATGcccctgctaacacttcaggtacaacaatggaaaagccagacagtgctgatggTCCATCAGCACTGACAATGAATTctgaaagagcttagtcttcctgtggatgTGTGGGTCAACCTGTGAAGAATGGCAAAAGGGGCCTTGCATaggcatgtgaccatgtcacctgatactggaaacCATCTTGAATTCTGTACTTTTCCAGGAGAAGCTAGGGCGGGAgggtcaaactaggaaacaaaggaccCCCGCCTTACGCAAATCCTAGTTAAGGATGGGGAGTGAGGTAATCCAGGTCCTCAGTTCTCCCCTACTACCCCACCAAAGATGATTACTAGAAACAACTAAGACTGAACTCGGGGAAAGAACTTggcccaggctggaagggtgtctggcctgtgaagaagattattggaatcacatttagggtgagatctcacatgtaatcagtttctttagtgtattaaacTAAATTTGcatgttctgttttattttcttagtaatctgccttgttctgtctgctacctccttaactacttaaaatatACCTattatagttaatacatttttttctggtttataatataacccagtttatgtgatttctaactgggggggggaCAAAAAACTGTGCATACTctcttccacattgagggaagaagCAAATTTCATATCATTTTGGGTTTGTACTCCGGGGAGGGGTGGACATCTGGGTGCTGTGGCAAGCCCCTTAAGCTGAACCTTCCCAGAgtggatctctgtctctctgcgcagctgggtgtggccctgcctgtgtgcttggctggaaaagGCTGGAGAGCCTAGACCAGCAAGGTCAGGaaaaagggggcccaggctggcagaagagTCTGACTCAGTGGTGTCCCAGCACCGCAGGTGACATCCCAGGGGGCCCAACCTGTGACATCATGTATGTCCTGTGTTGctgtattctatttgctacccaagatccataaacctggatatcgtggacgccccatcatctcaggtattggcaccctaacatcaggcttgtttggttatgtagactctctcctcagaccctacgctaccagcactcccagctatcttcgagacaccactgacttcctgaggaaactacaatccatcggtgatcttccagaaaacaccatcctggccactatggacgtagaagccctctacaccaatattccacacaaagatggactacaagctatcaggaacagtatccctgataatgtcacagctaacctggtggctgaactttgtgattttgtcctcacccacaactatttcacatttggggacaatatataccttcaagtcagcggcactgctatgggtacccgcctggccccacaatatgccaacatttttatggctgacttagaacaacgcttccttagctctcgtcccctaacgcccctactctacttgcgctacattgatgacatcttcatcatctggacccatggaaaagaagcccttgaggaatttcaccatgatttcaataatttccatcccaccatcaacctcagcctagatcaatccacacaagcggtccatttcctggacactactgtgctaataagcgatggtcacataaataccaccctataccggaaacctactgaccgctacacttacctacatgcctccagcttccatccaagacacaccacacgatccattgtctacagccaagctctaagatataaccgcatttgctccaattcctcggatagagacaagcacctacaagatctctatcaagcattcttaaaactataatacccacctgctgaagtgaaaaaacagattgacagagccagacgagtacccagaagtcacctcctacaagacaggcccaacaaagaaaataacagaacaccactagctgtcaccttcagcccccaactaaaacctctccagtgcatcatcagagatctacaacctatcctgaaagatgatcctttactctcacagatcttgggagacagacctgtcctcgcttacagacaaccccccaacctaaagcaaatactcaccagcaaccacacatcactgaacaaaaccactaacccaggaacctatccttgtaacaaaccccgatgccaactctgtccacatatctattcaagtgacatcatcataggacctaatcacatcagccataccatcaggggctcgttcacctgcacatctaccaatgtgatatatgccatcatgtgccagcaatgcccctctgccatgtacattggccaaaccggacagtctctacgcaaaagaattaatggacacaaagctgacatcaggaatcaaaatactcaaaaaccagtgggagaacactttaacctgtctggtcattcagtgacagacctgcgggtggctatattacaacagaaaaacttcaaaaacagactccaacgagagactgctgagctagaattgatatgcaaactagacacaatcaactccggtttgaataaggactgggaatggctgagccattacaaacattgattctatctccccttgtaagtatgctcacatttcttatcaaactgtctgtactgggctatcctgattatcacttcaaaagttttttttctcttaattaattggcctctcagagttggtaagacaactcccatctgtttatgctctctgtatgtgtgtatatatatctcctcaatatatgttccattctatatgcatccgaagaagtgggctgtagtccacgaaagcttatgctctaataaatttgttagtctctaaggtgccacaagtactcctgttcttcttttaacatttacaatgtgcataaACTTGCTCAACTTTTTAACCAACAAGCAGGTAAAAATCAATAAATGAATGACAGCAAACAAGATGcaggcaaggaaaaaacaaattggTAAAGAAATCATTAAGTTATACAGTAACTACAAAATAGGTAAACAAATTCCTTAttagtaccagtcataatttggATCAATGACATTGCATCCTaactgaggcacatgttattcaaaatAATCTTATTCAGTGTCTGGGGACC
Protein-coding regions in this window:
- the LOC101937039 gene encoding olfactory receptor 5G9-like, translating into MENQTRVTEFILLGLSSDQQMQIFLFLVFLVIYLITLVGNILIMVVIRADSHLHTPMYFFLFHLSFTDTCYSSVTVPKMLMNFLAEHKTISVSGCIAQMFFILFTAGAEVFILSVMGYDRYTAICDPLHYVKKMNKGICFQLVSGAWAIGFFHALLNTVFSFNLYFCGPNQISHFSCELPHLLKLSCSDTLTNQVVLLTSIVIFGSSSFLLTLISYIHIISTIMRIRSAEGRHKVFSTCSSHLIVVGLWYLTGFFQYTKPSSISSGALDEMFSVQYTILTPMLNPIIYSLKNKDVKRALAKMLGKLNFLK